In Bufo gargarizans isolate SCDJY-AF-19 chromosome 6, ASM1485885v1, whole genome shotgun sequence, a single genomic region encodes these proteins:
- the LOC122941833 gene encoding beta-1,4-galactosyltransferase galt-1-like, protein MHYSFKYLFIASNLFGFIYIFQLYQLQSPDSKTSYVTNVVTGSFIALEDNKTFIISPYYDPRGDSLIRILAIVHKTVKNLYCLFHCKQNGYVNVKAKIDIVKDHFGFPYETAHLLCGNPSECDYVYMSVHTNSSKDVRQIPTFRIQKDPIREFSANFSVCISAFYGQYNNVLQTIQAIEMYKLLGASKIIIYNNSCHDNVDKVLRHYIQEGDVDVIPWPIDTYLRTSRKWKYVEGLDSDIGYYGQIASLNDCIYRNMYKSNFILLNDIDEIILPVKYWDWSSLMESLQKKHPEASVFRFENHAFPSSVEATGSNRWNHVPGINILQYPYREPSDRYSIKPRKMIINPRKVIQTSVHHILKAEGYSTDVSSQDAILFHCKHKRNKKIPDKDLIKDDIVLKYSTYLEPNVDKVVQKLFPQP, encoded by the coding sequence ATGCACTACTCATTTAAATATCTGTTCATTGCATCCAACCTATTTGGGTTCATTTACATCTTTCAATTATATCAACTACAATCTCCCGATTCTAAAACAAGCTATGTTACCAACGTTGTTACCGGCTCCTTCATAGCATTAGAGGATAACAAAACCTTCATCATCTCTCCTTATTATGATCCCAGAGGAGACAGCTTAATAAGAATACTTGCCATAGTCCATAAAACAGTGAAGAACCTCTACTGCTTGTTCCATTGTAAGCAAAATGGTTATGTAAATGTTAAAGCAAAAATTGATATTGTTAAGGATCACTTTGGATTTCCATATGAAACCGCTCATCTCTTATGTGGAAACCCATCTGAATGTGATTATGTCTACATGTCTGTCCATACAAACAGCTCAAAAGATGTAAGGCAAATTCCAACGTTTAGAATTCAAAAAGATCCTATAAGGGAATTTTCTGCCAATTTTAGTGTTTGTATCTCTGCCTTTTATGGACAGTATAATAATGTTTTGCAGACGATTCAGGCTattgaaatgtataaattactAGGAGCTTCTAAAATTATCATCTACAACAACAGCTGCCATGACAATGTAGACAAAGTTTTAAGACATTACATCCAAGAAGGTGATGTAGATGTAATACCCTGGCCAATAGACACCTATCTGAGAACTTCGAGAAAATGGAAATATGTTGAAGGACTTGACAGTGATATTGGCTACTATGGACAAATTGCCTCTTTAAATGACTGCATATACAGAAATATGTATAAAAGCAATTTTATTCTCTTAAATGACATTGATGAGATTATTCTTCCGGTAAAATATTGGGATTGGTCATCTTTAATGGAGAGTCTCCAGAAAAAACACCCCGAAGCAAGCGTCTTTCGTTTTGAAAATCATGCTTTTCCATCATCGGTGGAAGCAACTGGATCCAATCGATGGAATCATGTTCCTGGGATTAATATTCTTCAATATCCATATAGAGAACCTAGTGATAGATATTCCATCAAACCACGAAAAATGATTATAAATCCACGGAAAGTTATTCAGACATCAGTCCACCACATTTTAAAGGCTGAAGGATATTCTACAGACGTTTCGAGTCAAGATGCCATTCTATTTCACTGTAAGCATAAAAGAAACAAGAAGATTCCAGATAAGGACTTGATCAAGGATGACATCGTTTTGAAATACAGTACATACTTAGAGCCTAATGTTGATAAGGTTGTTCAGAAACTTTTCCCACAGCCGTAG